The Kineothrix sp. MB12-C1 genome includes a window with the following:
- a CDS encoding discoidin domain-containing protein, giving the protein MKKGGAIALIAMLFIWVALVLYDMSLGEDRAEAMPETNVTVVSAPEQSAPMEHEAFIKKEYISVLPEGENIALKGKIEASSFADVYVPNKAIDGKTAGPSYWEGGADNYPNILTLRLEEASAVHAIRVALCPQKIWGKRTQEFSVEISSDGENYRELIPLTAYEFDPARGNEVILEFEEIEAEYIELKFNSNTGGAGAQVAELEVYS; this is encoded by the coding sequence ATGAAAAAGGGAGGAGCGATAGCGCTTATTGCTATGCTGTTCATTTGGGTGGCGCTTGTTCTCTATGATATGAGTTTGGGGGAGGATAGAGCGGAAGCGATGCCGGAGACCAATGTGACCGTAGTGAGCGCGCCGGAGCAATCCGCTCCTATGGAACATGAAGCTTTTATTAAGAAAGAATATATTAGTGTACTTCCCGAGGGGGAGAATATTGCTCTGAAAGGAAAGATAGAGGCGAGTAGTTTTGCGGATGTCTATGTTCCCAACAAGGCAATCGACGGGAAGACTGCGGGGCCGTCCTATTGGGAAGGCGGTGCAGATAATTATCCTAATATATTGACGCTCAGGTTAGAAGAAGCGTCGGCGGTTCACGCGATTAGAGTGGCTCTCTGCCCGCAGAAGATATGGGGGAAACGCACACAGGAATTCAGTGTGGAGATCAGTTCAGATGGGGAGAATTATAGGGAACTCATTCCTTTGACGGCTTATGAGTTCGACCCGGCCAGAGGAAATGAGGTTATATTGGAATTCGAAGAAATAGAAGCGGAATATATTGAACTCAAGTTTAATTCTAATACGGGTGGCGCCGGAGCACAGGTAGCGGAATTGGAGGTATATAGCTAA
- a CDS encoding glycosyl hydrolase family 28 protein codes for MGNGKKVWNIVQIAAGVFLFGAIIWTLRDIAEKRWNTEEKVMKESSLILYEGPKSLKDASSDDLKNTSEEGRSIGLMHCTDTKIAVDGQECYVYDTNVNHTRQWVANYLPPLSRTPVAYFDFEGRVKIEIEVPGREIDTVKISPLAYGIEPEVNKEAHTVSFTVTEPDNYTVMFNDSPERAVHIFAGSIEQDRPDFDDEKVIYIGPGEWDIESIVPEDGQIIYLSGGAVVHGMINANYAKDIIVMGRGIIDGSHLAGWKGKEAYIPLKFDHCSNITIKGIIVLNSNAWVCQAFDSKDGIIDGVKVISARPNGDGISLQSCENYSVSNCFVRSWDDSLVVKNYDGSSRKISFENMQLWTDLAQSMEIGYETNKGQKENVEITDVSFRNITVLHNFHKPIISIHNADDALISDVLFENITVEDAQMGSGDGDEMPYLIDMHIAQNGNWSSTKERGRIEDVTIRNVNVLAGKECTSRIKGYDETHKIKNVSLQNLEVLGKKITDLSEGGFEVDENTTENICILDN; via the coding sequence ATGGGGAATGGTAAAAAGGTATGGAATATAGTTCAGATAGCGGCCGGTGTTTTCCTGTTTGGAGCGATTATATGGACGCTGAGGGATATTGCAGAGAAGAGATGGAATACGGAGGAAAAGGTAATGAAGGAATCTTCCTTAATTTTATATGAGGGACCGAAATCGTTGAAAGATGCTTCGTCGGATGACTTGAAAAATACTTCAGAGGAAGGGCGCAGCATAGGACTTATGCATTGCACGGACACGAAGATAGCAGTAGACGGACAGGAATGTTATGTATATGACACTAATGTCAATCATACGAGACAGTGGGTGGCGAACTATCTTCCGCCCCTTTCCCGGACTCCGGTGGCTTACTTCGATTTCGAGGGCAGGGTGAAGATAGAGATAGAAGTGCCGGGGAGGGAGATAGATACGGTGAAAATCAGCCCTCTTGCTTATGGAATCGAACCGGAAGTGAACAAGGAAGCGCATACCGTAAGCTTTACCGTGACGGAGCCTGACAATTATACGGTTATGTTCAACGATTCCCCGGAGCGTGCGGTACATATTTTTGCGGGAAGTATAGAACAGGATAGGCCGGATTTCGATGACGAAAAGGTAATCTATATCGGTCCCGGAGAGTGGGATATCGAGTCGATCGTGCCGGAGGACGGTCAGATTATTTATCTGTCGGGAGGTGCCGTAGTCCACGGAATGATCAATGCCAACTATGCGAAGGATATCATCGTTATGGGAAGAGGGATCATCGACGGTTCGCATCTCGCCGGATGGAAGGGGAAGGAAGCATATATTCCTTTGAAATTCGACCATTGCAGCAATATCACTATTAAGGGTATTATTGTTCTGAATTCCAACGCCTGGGTCTGCCAGGCATTCGACTCCAAAGACGGAATCATCGATGGAGTGAAAGTGATATCCGCCAGACCGAATGGAGACGGAATCAGTTTGCAGTCATGCGAGAACTATAGCGTATCGAACTGCTTCGTCCGCTCGTGGGACGATTCTCTCGTGGTGAAGAACTACGATGGAAGCAGCAGGAAAATCAGTTTTGAGAATATGCAGCTTTGGACGGATCTGGCACAATCGATGGAAATCGGCTATGAGACGAATAAAGGACAGAAGGAAAATGTGGAAATAACTGATGTCTCATTCAGAAATATTACCGTACTGCATAACTTCCATAAGCCCATAATCTCCATTCATAATGCGGACGATGCCCTTATATCCGATGTCCTCTTTGAGAATATTACAGTGGAAGATGCACAGATGGGAAGCGGCGACGGAGACGAAATGCCTTACTTAATCGATATGCATATCGCACAGAACGGCAATTGGTCGAGCACGAAGGAAAGAGGAAGAATCGAAGATGTGACGATAAGGAATGTGAACGTTCTGGCCGGAAAGGAATGTACTTCCCGTATTAAGGGATATGACGAGACACATAAGATCAAAAATGTATCTCTGCAGAATCTGGAAGTTCTGGGAAAGAAAATAACGGATCTCTCAGAAGGGGGATTTGAAGTCGATGAGAATACGACGGAAAATATTTGCATTCTAGATAATTGA
- the pgmB gene encoding beta-phosphoglucomutase: protein MIRGVIFDLDGVLVSTDELHYEAWKRLAEEIGIAAFGKADNEKQRGVSRMESLQIVLNKGNKSYTEEEKQGMAERKNNYYKEMLETLDDKAVLPGVLTTLRGLQDKKILMAVGSASKNAPSILKRIGLLPYLDGVSSGLDTTRSKPDPEVFLVAADKLGLSPDKCLVVEDSFAGVQAAKAAGMKSLGVGPYYKELQADYEVRSLESEIDWEKILG from the coding sequence ATGATAAGGGGAGTAATATTTGATTTAGATGGTGTGCTCGTGTCCACCGATGAACTGCATTATGAAGCGTGGAAAAGGCTGGCCGAAGAAATAGGAATTGCCGCATTCGGCAAAGCCGATAACGAGAAGCAAAGGGGAGTGAGCCGTATGGAATCTTTGCAGATTGTCCTCAATAAAGGAAATAAAAGTTACACGGAAGAAGAAAAACAGGGGATGGCGGAGCGTAAGAATAACTATTATAAAGAAATGCTGGAAACGTTGGATGATAAGGCGGTTCTTCCCGGAGTTCTCACGACGTTACGAGGGCTGCAGGATAAAAAAATTTTGATGGCGGTGGGATCTGCGAGCAAAAATGCCCCGTCTATTTTGAAGAGAATCGGGCTTCTGCCATATTTGGACGGGGTAAGCAGCGGATTGGACACGACCCGTTCGAAACCCGATCCTGAAGTATTCCTGGTAGCCGCAGATAAGCTGGGGCTTTCTCCCGATAAATGTCTTGTGGTGGAGGATTCTTTTGCAGGCGTACAGGCGGCGAAGGCAGCAGGAATGAAATCCCTCGGAGTAGGGCCGTATTATAAGGAACTGCAAGCGGATTATGAAGTGAGGAGCCTAGAATCCGAAATCGACTGGGAGAAGATATTGGGGTAG
- a CDS encoding LacI family DNA-binding transcriptional regulator has protein sequence MATIRDIARVTGVSCTTVSNVIHGKDNRVSADTIDKINAAIKELGYVPNMSARSLVSNSSKVIGFVNHVITRKGSNFMEDPFHSASIGAIEQELREKGYYLMLRTIETSEELLTFLRNWNVDGLFFTGIFKDHFFDVLSNLNIPIVLIDSYTNQNSLCNVGLEDFRGSYNITRYLIEHGHKRIAFASPDIKDGGVLQERFLGYKSALTEFNIPFDKSLVFVQEMDIASCRLASRDIASHPDITAVVATADVMAAGIMTGLREIGKRIPDNISIVGFDDISLCQMITPPLTTVHQDINLKGKLAVNLMLQLLEGKQATERQLILPTTLVERESVRSLLP, from the coding sequence ATGGCCACTATTAGAGATATCGCACGTGTTACAGGTGTAAGCTGCACCACCGTATCCAATGTCATACACGGCAAAGACAATCGTGTATCCGCGGATACCATAGATAAAATAAATGCCGCCATAAAGGAACTCGGATATGTTCCGAATATGTCGGCCCGTTCCCTTGTATCCAATTCCTCTAAGGTGATCGGCTTCGTAAATCATGTCATTACGCGCAAAGGCTCCAACTTCATGGAGGACCCTTTCCATTCCGCATCCATCGGCGCTATCGAACAGGAGCTCAGGGAAAAGGGATATTATTTAATGCTCCGCACCATCGAGACTTCCGAAGAGCTCTTAACCTTTCTAAGAAATTGGAATGTGGATGGATTGTTTTTTACCGGTATCTTCAAAGATCACTTCTTCGATGTGTTATCGAATTTGAATATTCCGATCGTATTGATCGACAGTTACACTAACCAGAACTCTTTATGCAACGTAGGTCTGGAAGACTTCCGAGGCAGCTACAACATAACCCGCTACCTGATCGAACACGGGCATAAGAGAATAGCCTTTGCCTCTCCCGACATCAAGGACGGGGGCGTGCTCCAGGAGCGCTTTCTCGGCTATAAATCCGCCCTGACGGAATTCAATATCCCTTTCGATAAGTCTCTCGTCTTCGTACAGGAGATGGATATCGCCTCCTGCCGCCTTGCCAGCCGGGACATTGCCAGCCATCCGGATATTACTGCAGTAGTTGCCACAGCCGATGTAATGGCTGCCGGAATCATGACAGGCCTTAGGGAGATCGGGAAACGGATTCCCGACAATATTTCCATCGTCGGCTTCGATGATATCAGCTTATGCCAGATGATTACGCCTCCCCTCACCACAGTACATCAGGATATCAATCTGAAAGGAAAGCTCGCCGTGAACCTCATGCTGCAGCTTCTGGAGGGAAAGCAGGCAACGGAGCGCCAGCTCATCTTACCAACCACCTTGGTGGAACGGGAAAGTGTCCGCTCCCTGCTTCCTTGA
- a CDS encoding glycosyl hydrolase family 65 protein — protein sequence MNWSIKRKGYSPEDITSDGNRLLVGNGYMGIRGTLEEYRKEQLAAINLAGIYDRVGDGWREPLNAPNGLHTYIKVDGERYCLPEKEALKHESGLNYRHGLMKRMTVWRTPRGNITVESERFADAVNIHRIGMRYSVTADFHADVEIVTGIDGDVWDIHGPHYDVLQADEREGILSVEALTHEKGQKVAVSDSATWDFPAEVKIKQEKKGIYRRIIFVTDCAQPYTVEKWVTIYTSEDGENPAEDAYREAESCLTASYKAVKEAHVKCWEERWGHSEVEIEGDPQAMEALNYSLYHLHSVAPRHKEGLSIAARGLSGQTYKGAVFWDTEMFMLDFFLYTEPEVAANLMKYRIGTLSGAKEKAKEYGYEGAFYAWESQEGGYDACSDYNVTDVFTGRPMRTFFRDKQYHISSAVAYGIMRYGELTGDDSLLEEGGAHVVFECARFYYSLLLKRADWDYYEIHDSIGPDEYHERVNNNGYTNRMAKYTLESAVQVADRIKNGSLKVDGISDWKEIEVLRNKCADAAENLYIPKPDEEGIIEQFEGYGKLEDVSIDEVRSRLLHEKEYWGGAYGVAAHTKVIKQADVITWLSLFPEDFPEEILERNWNYYEPRTEHGSSLSACMYAMLACRLGMAQKAYPFFLKSAAADLAGGGKEWAGLVYIGGTHPAASGGAYMTAVRGFAGVYTENGEIKIKPHLPETWKKMRFCIHYRGKEYRVEITKDKSSILPV from the coding sequence ATGAATTGGAGCATAAAAAGGAAAGGATATTCCCCGGAAGATATTACCTCGGACGGTAACAGGCTGCTCGTGGGCAATGGTTATATGGGTATTAGAGGAACCTTGGAGGAATATAGGAAGGAACAGCTGGCGGCCATCAATCTGGCGGGCATTTATGACCGGGTGGGAGACGGATGGAGAGAGCCGCTGAATGCGCCGAACGGATTGCATACTTACATAAAGGTGGACGGGGAGAGATATTGCCTGCCGGAAAAGGAAGCCTTGAAGCATGAAAGCGGATTGAATTACCGGCATGGGCTGATGAAAAGGATGACCGTATGGAGAACGCCGAGGGGAAATATTACGGTGGAAAGCGAGAGGTTTGCCGATGCGGTCAATATACACCGGATAGGGATGCGTTATTCCGTCACTGCGGATTTCCATGCGGATGTGGAGATTGTGACGGGAATAGACGGCGATGTCTGGGATATTCATGGCCCTCATTACGATGTGCTTCAGGCGGATGAAAGGGAAGGAATTTTATCCGTGGAGGCACTGACCCATGAAAAAGGGCAAAAAGTGGCTGTGTCCGACAGTGCGACGTGGGATTTCCCTGCCGAAGTAAAAATAAAGCAGGAAAAGAAAGGAATTTATCGGAGAATCATCTTCGTGACGGATTGCGCACAGCCATATACGGTAGAGAAATGGGTAACAATTTATACGAGTGAGGATGGGGAAAATCCGGCAGAAGATGCTTATAGAGAGGCGGAAAGCTGTCTGACGGCTTCCTATAAAGCGGTGAAAGAAGCTCATGTGAAATGCTGGGAGGAAAGATGGGGGCATTCCGAGGTGGAGATAGAAGGGGACCCGCAGGCGATGGAGGCGTTGAATTATTCTCTCTATCATCTGCACAGCGTTGCCCCGCGGCATAAGGAAGGGTTATCCATTGCCGCCAGAGGGCTTTCGGGACAGACATATAAAGGGGCGGTTTTCTGGGATACGGAAATGTTCATGCTCGATTTTTTCCTGTATACGGAACCGGAGGTGGCGGCCAATCTCATGAAATACCGAATCGGGACATTATCCGGGGCGAAAGAGAAAGCGAAGGAATATGGCTATGAAGGGGCCTTTTATGCATGGGAAAGTCAGGAGGGCGGTTACGATGCCTGCAGCGATTATAATGTGACGGATGTGTTTACCGGGCGGCCGATGCGCACCTTTTTCCGGGATAAACAGTACCATATCTCATCGGCGGTGGCGTATGGCATTATGAGATATGGAGAACTGACGGGAGATGATTCTCTGCTCGAGGAAGGCGGCGCGCATGTAGTGTTCGAATGTGCCCGTTTCTATTACAGCCTCTTACTGAAAAGAGCGGATTGGGATTATTACGAAATTCACGATAGCATCGGTCCGGATGAGTATCATGAGAGGGTGAACAACAATGGTTATACGAACCGTATGGCGAAGTATACTTTGGAAAGTGCCGTACAGGTAGCGGACAGAATAAAAAACGGTTCCCTAAAGGTGGACGGTATAAGCGACTGGAAAGAAATAGAGGTTCTGAGGAATAAATGTGCAGATGCGGCGGAAAATCTTTATATTCCGAAGCCGGATGAAGAGGGGATCATCGAACAGTTCGAAGGCTATGGGAAGCTGGAAGATGTATCGATAGACGAGGTGAGAAGCCGTTTGCTTCATGAAAAGGAATACTGGGGCGGTGCTTATGGGGTGGCAGCCCATACGAAGGTCATTAAACAGGCCGATGTGATTACGTGGCTCAGCCTTTTTCCCGAGGACTTTCCGGAGGAAATATTAGAGAGAAACTGGAACTATTATGAACCGCGTACAGAGCATGGTTCTTCTTTAAGCGCCTGCATGTATGCTATGCTGGCGTGCCGTCTCGGAATGGCACAGAAAGCATATCCTTTCTTTTTAAAATCGGCCGCTGCGGATTTGGCAGGGGGAGGAAAGGAATGGGCCGGACTCGTTTATATAGGGGGCACCCATCCGGCGGCATCGGGCGGGGCTTATATGACGGCTGTCAGAGGCTTTGCGGGTGTATATACGGAGAACGGGGAAATAAAAATAAAACCCCATCTCCCCGAAACATGGAAGAAGATGAGGTTCTGCATTCACTACAGAGGAAAAGAATACCGGGTAGAAATTACGAAAGATAAGAGTTCTATACTTCCTGTGTGA
- a CDS encoding glycoside hydrolase family 65 protein, with protein sequence MGEYMAKYADRYFLADEWKIIEKNFVPEYGEVAESIFSQANEYMGVRGYFEEGYSGVHMQGSYFNGIYEERQQEGQNYKGVVNTTEFMVNGVDWLYTRIQIGEERLDIGTCRIKNFRRELDMRSGLLTRSFIWELEEGKELELTFERLLSMSRNKIAVQRITLTPLNFDGDVKVVSGLDLDTIHKSAGKNLWECGGHICKKDFLGMMGTTIGTGQQIYSSCTINSDYGMQGQGIEEEKRVALSFFLPLRRGEACHVNKKICNIAHKKESMEEFLSSCDRAEKELDEVDFEKILEENRAWWKDVWNRADITIEGDEWNQQGIRFCIFQMFQTYHGASEGTNIGAKGLTGEAYNGNVFWDTETYCLPFFLFNDVKAARNLLLFRFMTLKEAKERAAALDCRGAFYPVATISGKECCNLWQHASLQLQASTAVAYGIWFYEKMTGDEEFLMQYGMEMLIEICRMLADRGDFTEDGKKYGYYGVMGPDEFQMMVNNNCYTNYMAKFTFSYTLSLLRNKNKNQSEALRTLIRKLELTEEECEKWKRMEENMFLPFDEKTGIYEQHEGYFHLPHVEVGDIPVENFPLYHHWSYDRIYRNDMIKQPDVLMFLLLFNSGFSEEILRANYEFYEPRCIHESSLSPSVHSILASQLKKHEEAYRFFQFATRMDLDNYNRNSDEGLHTTSIAAAWMNIVYGFGGLRSDGEQLSICPTMPRQWKGYSFRINYQERMIKVEIAEDKVFLSCLKGDEFEIKVYGIPVRVGKEQTEVTIPGVWRA encoded by the coding sequence ATGGGTGAATATATGGCTAAATATGCGGATAGATATTTTTTGGCAGATGAATGGAAGATCATAGAGAAAAATTTCGTGCCGGAGTATGGGGAAGTGGCGGAGTCGATATTCTCCCAGGCTAACGAATATATGGGAGTACGCGGATACTTCGAAGAGGGGTATAGCGGAGTACATATGCAGGGGAGCTATTTCAACGGCATATACGAAGAGCGGCAGCAAGAGGGGCAGAATTATAAAGGAGTAGTGAATACGACAGAGTTCATGGTCAATGGAGTGGATTGGCTGTATACACGGATTCAAATAGGAGAAGAGCGGCTGGATATCGGAACATGCAGAATAAAGAACTTCCGCAGGGAACTGGATATGCGTTCCGGGCTTTTGACTCGTTCTTTCATCTGGGAACTGGAGGAAGGGAAGGAGTTGGAGCTCACGTTCGAACGCCTTCTCTCTATGAGCAGAAATAAAATTGCGGTACAAAGAATTACGCTTACGCCGCTTAACTTCGATGGGGATGTGAAGGTTGTATCCGGGCTCGACTTAGATACGATACATAAGTCCGCAGGGAAGAACTTATGGGAATGCGGAGGGCATATTTGCAAGAAGGATTTTCTCGGAATGATGGGAACGACTATAGGCACGGGGCAGCAGATTTACTCCTCTTGTACGATAAACAGCGATTATGGAATGCAAGGACAGGGGATCGAGGAAGAGAAAAGGGTGGCTCTTTCCTTTTTTCTGCCGTTACGTCGCGGGGAAGCCTGTCATGTGAACAAGAAGATATGCAATATAGCACATAAAAAAGAGAGCATGGAAGAATTTCTGTCCTCCTGTGATCGAGCGGAAAAGGAACTGGACGAGGTGGACTTCGAGAAGATATTGGAGGAAAACAGAGCCTGGTGGAAGGATGTCTGGAACCGGGCGGATATTACTATCGAAGGCGATGAATGGAATCAACAAGGCATTCGCTTCTGTATTTTCCAGATGTTTCAGACCTATCACGGGGCATCGGAAGGCACGAACATCGGAGCGAAGGGATTGACCGGAGAAGCTTATAACGGAAATGTCTTCTGGGATACGGAGACGTATTGCCTACCCTTTTTCCTTTTTAACGATGTAAAGGCGGCGAGAAATCTCCTGCTATTCCGTTTCATGACATTAAAGGAAGCCAAGGAGAGAGCAGCGGCGCTGGATTGTAGGGGAGCATTCTATCCGGTGGCGACGATAAGCGGAAAAGAATGCTGTAATCTCTGGCAGCATGCCAGCTTGCAGCTTCAGGCATCGACGGCGGTGGCGTATGGTATATGGTTCTACGAGAAAATGACAGGCGATGAGGAATTCCTCATGCAGTATGGTATGGAGATGCTGATTGAGATATGCCGGATGCTGGCAGACAGGGGAGACTTTACGGAAGACGGGAAGAAGTATGGATATTACGGAGTGATGGGGCCGGATGAGTTCCAGATGATGGTTAATAATAACTGTTATACCAATTATATGGCAAAGTTCACCTTTTCTTATACATTGAGTCTGTTGCGGAACAAGAATAAGAATCAATCGGAGGCGTTGAGAACATTAATACGGAAGTTGGAGTTGACGGAAGAAGAATGTGAGAAGTGGAAACGAATGGAAGAGAATATGTTCCTTCCTTTTGACGAAAAGACAGGAATTTATGAACAGCATGAAGGGTATTTCCATCTGCCCCATGTGGAGGTGGGAGATATCCCGGTAGAGAATTTCCCGCTGTATCATCATTGGTCTTATGACAGGATTTACAGGAATGACATGATAAAACAGCCGGATGTATTGATGTTCCTGCTGCTGTTCAATTCGGGCTTTTCGGAGGAGATACTGCGGGCTAATTATGAATTCTACGAACCGAGGTGCATTCATGAAAGCTCTTTATCTCCATCGGTGCACTCAATTCTCGCCTCCCAGTTGAAGAAGCATGAAGAGGCTTACCGCTTCTTCCAATTTGCCACGAGGATGGATCTGGACAATTATAACAGAAACAGCGATGAGGGGCTTCATACCACATCGATCGCGGCGGCTTGGATGAATATTGTCTATGGATTCGGCGGTCTCCGTTCGGATGGAGAACAATTGAGTATTTGCCCGACGATGCCGAGGCAGTGGAAGGGGTATTCCTTCCGCATCAATTATCAGGAAAGAATGATTAAGGTAGAGATAGCGGAGGACAAAGTCTTTTTATCCTGTCTGAAGGGCGATGAATTTGAAATAAAGGTATATGGCATTCCGGTGAGAGTAGGGAAGGAACAGACGGAAGTTACGATTCCCGGCGTATGGAGAGCATAG
- a CDS encoding carbohydrate ABC transporter permease — protein MLFNSYKNKKDGAIRGYDIQTPRVRVLAAVIMLLCFVIVGICIFPALWVILAGFKDIKEFMRSAAIWPTSFDFEKFRVTWKAFKFGKYYLNSVISVTGSTVCAIIFNGLLAYGFAILKPKGYKVAWALVMWSLLIPATTSIVAVMRNISLIGLKGSFLPIWLAFGANAFYVVLFKEFFESLPSELLEAAKLDGCGVLQVFIRIMMPLSRPIIMVVAIFAVTAAWSDFILPYLVLNGSGKETVMVKLFAFKDTPTDAVSVLRAVVFSIIPPTILFTLFQKQITDSAAAGAIKG, from the coding sequence ATGCTTTTTAACAGCTATAAGAATAAAAAGGATGGAGCTATCAGAGGCTATGATATTCAAACTCCCAGGGTGAGGGTTCTTGCGGCGGTCATAATGCTTCTGTGCTTTGTAATTGTGGGCATTTGTATCTTTCCGGCGTTGTGGGTCATATTGGCGGGATTTAAGGATATTAAAGAGTTCATGAGAAGTGCGGCCATCTGGCCGACCTCCTTCGATTTCGAGAAATTCAGGGTAACTTGGAAGGCGTTCAAATTCGGGAAGTATTACTTGAATTCCGTCATTTCTGTTACGGGAAGTACAGTCTGCGCCATCATTTTCAACGGCCTTCTCGCTTATGGTTTCGCCATATTGAAGCCGAAGGGCTATAAAGTCGCATGGGCTCTCGTGATGTGGAGTCTGCTCATTCCGGCGACGACGAGCATCGTTGCGGTGATGAGAAATATCAGCCTGATCGGTCTGAAGGGGAGTTTTTTGCCGATATGGCTGGCTTTCGGAGCCAATGCTTTCTATGTTGTTCTGTTCAAGGAATTCTTCGAGAGCCTTCCTTCAGAGCTTCTGGAAGCCGCGAAACTGGACGGCTGCGGAGTGCTGCAAGTATTCATAAGAATTATGATGCCTCTGAGCAGACCCATTATTATGGTAGTAGCCATTTTCGCCGTTACTGCGGCATGGTCCGATTTCATCCTGCCATATCTTGTGCTCAACGGTTCGGGGAAAGAAACGGTAATGGTGAAGCTCTTTGCGTTTAAGGATACTCCTACGGATGCGGTAAGTGTTTTGAGGGCGGTGGTATTTTCTATCATACCTCCGACGATATTATTTACCCTTTTCCAGAAGCAGATTACGGACAGTGCGGCTGCAGGAGCCATCAAAGGATAG
- a CDS encoding carbohydrate ABC transporter permease, with protein MRKHVSWKKRDFLGWLVMLPTLLLFAFYVWEPLIENIRLSLFSAVRYELQEFVGFDNYIKVVENPDFTAALKNTFSYTLWSLVIGFVVPIILGILISETVRFKSLYRVGIYFPNIVPGLATVWIWSFFFNPGKTGVLNIILSKFGMEPQLWLTNPHLTIPLIVITLTWKSAGATALIYMANISGISADLYEAATIDGAGIRQRIRHITLPSVFSLAKTLLLLQIISVFQILYEPMVMTNGGPNNASISLMMLMYRYAFRDFNFPAGAALSVMICIVLIIFSGIYMITTRKKEG; from the coding sequence ATGCGCAAACATGTATCGTGGAAAAAAAGAGATTTTTTGGGATGGCTCGTCATGCTTCCTACATTGCTCCTGTTCGCTTTTTATGTATGGGAGCCTTTAATTGAAAATATCAGGCTGTCTTTGTTCAGTGCGGTCAGATACGAACTGCAGGAATTTGTCGGGTTCGATAATTACATAAAGGTAGTGGAGAATCCGGATTTCACGGCGGCACTTAAAAATACATTCAGCTATACATTATGGTCTTTGGTCATCGGATTTGTAGTGCCGATAATACTCGGCATCTTAATTTCGGAAACGGTGAGGTTCAAGAGCCTCTATAGAGTAGGAATTTACTTTCCCAATATTGTCCCGGGGTTGGCGACCGTATGGATTTGGAGCTTTTTCTTCAATCCGGGCAAGACGGGAGTTTTGAATATAATATTGTCGAAGTTCGGTATGGAGCCGCAGCTTTGGCTGACGAATCCTCATTTAACGATTCCTCTTATTGTCATTACCCTGACATGGAAGAGCGCAGGAGCGACGGCACTCATTTATATGGCAAATATAAGCGGTATCAGCGCTGACTTGTATGAAGCGGCAACTATCGATGGGGCGGGAATCCGGCAGAGAATCCGGCATATTACATTGCCGAGCGTATTTTCTTTGGCTAAGACGCTGCTGCTATTACAGATCATATCAGTATTTCAGATTTTATATGAACCTATGGTAATGACAAATGGCGGGCCCAATAATGCCAGTATTTCTTTAATGATGTTAATGTATCGCTATGCGTTCCGCGACTTTAACTTCCCGGCAGGTGCGGCTTTATCGGTAATGATCTGTATTGTGCTCATTATATTCAGCGGTATTTATATGATTACGACGAGGAAGAAGGAAGGTTAG